The following proteins are co-located in the Phoenix dactylifera cultivar Barhee BC4 unplaced genomic scaffold, palm_55x_up_171113_PBpolish2nd_filt_p 000077F, whole genome shotgun sequence genome:
- the LOC103715116 gene encoding LOW QUALITY PROTEIN: pentatricopeptide repeat-containing protein At4g15720 (The sequence of the model RefSeq protein was modified relative to this genomic sequence to represent the inferred CDS: inserted 1 base in 1 codon) → MALALVPPPHAMKKLPSSPFPDYTPFLIRRLRASLDLAFVASTHSKLLKSGGSSATSPGNHLINAYLRCEALADAQKVFDEMPETNVVTWTSLMTGYVNAGRSDRAVSLFHSMGNHQVLPNSFTLATAIDACSRLADLKSGRQVHARVATSGLQSDLVVSTALINMYGKSNSVTDARKVFDGMIDKNVISWGSMISAYTQNACGHEAIALFTEFLWEVSSSSKLAPNHFMFSSVINACASVGRLGMGRSTHAAVIRHCYDGNDVIAGALIDMYGKCGCIDSSRKVFDGIARPSLVPYTSMIVTAAKYGLGKCSLDLFEEMVRQGVMPNSITLLGVLHACSHSGLADTGLRYLNSMSSSYNIAPSVKHYTCAVDMLGRAGRLDEAYELLKEVRAEGDEALMLWSALLSASRTHGRLGLAVEASERLAGFDRDVAGAYVAMSNAYVSVGQWESAEKVWKEMRRRGIRKEPGCSWVEIKDAAFVFYAGKASAAGEREWEVVEILRELEERMRERGYDGGGNGWVSDEMVEGEGKRLMVGVHSEMLALGFGLIASPPGVIIRXMKNLRMCGDCHEAFKLISDIVGREFVVRDLNRFHHFRHGFCTCGDYW, encoded by the exons ATGGCCCTTGCTTTGGTGCCACCACCCCACGCCATGAAGAAACTCCCGTCTTCTCCGTTTCCCGACTACACTCCTTTCCTCATTCGCCGCCTCCGAGCCTCGCTCGACCTTGCCTTCGTCGCGTCCACCCATTCCAAGCTCCTCAAGTCAGGCGGCTCCTCCGCCACCTCCCCCGGCAACCACCTCATCAACGCCTACCTCCGCTGCGAGGCCCTCGCCGACGCGCAGAAGGTGTTCGACGAAATGCCTGAGACGAACGTTGTAACCTGGACGTCGCTCATGACCGGCTACGTCAACGCCGGCAGGTCCGACCGCGCCGTCTCTCTCTTCCATTCAATGGGCAACCACCAAGTCCTTCCAAATTCTTTCACCCTCGCTACGGCCATCGACGCGTGCTCCCGCCTTGCCGACCTTAAATCAGGCCGACAAGTCCATGCTCGAGTCGCGACTTCCGGCCTGCAGTCCGATCTCGTAGTCTCGACTGCTCTCATCAACATGTATGGAAAATCCAACAGCGTCACCGATGCCCGTAAAGTCTTCGATGGCATGATCGATAAGAATGTCATTTCTTGGGGCTCGATGATCTCAGCTTACACTCAGAATGCTTGTGGCCACGAGGCAATTGCTCTGTTCACTGAATTCCTCTGGGAAGTCTCATCATCGTCGAAATTAGCTCCCAACCACTTCATGTTCTCGAGCGTCATCAACGCTTGCGCTAGCGTGGGCAGGCTCGGCATGGGAAGATCGACGCATGCAGCTGTGATCCGACATTGCTACGACGGAAATGATGTGATCGCAGGTGCGCTGATCGACATGTATGGGAAGTGTGGATGCATCGATTCGTCGAGAAAAGTGTTCGATGGTATTGCACGTCCCTCATTGGTTCCATACACCTCCATGATCGTGACTGCAGCAAAGTACGGGCTTGGGAAGTGCTCGCTAGACTTGTTCGAGGAGATGGTCCGACAAGGGGTGATGCCGAATAGCATCACTCTCCTCGGCGTCCTCCATGCTTGCAGCCACTCCGGTCTCGCAGACACGGGACTTCGGTACCTAAATTCGATGAGCAGTAGCTACAACATAGCACCAAGCGTGAAGCACTATACCTGCGCCGTCGACATGCTCGGCCGTGCAGGCCGTCTCGACGAGGCCTACGAGCTGTTGAAGGAAGTGCGAGCGGAGGGTGATGAGGCGTTGATGCTGTGGAGCGCATTGCTCTCGGCGAGCAGGACGCATGGGAGGTTGGGCCTCGCGGTTGAGGCCAGCGAGAGGCTGGCGGGGTTCGACCGGGACGTCGCAGGCGCCTACGTTGCCATGTCAAATGCTTATGTTTCAGTTGGGCAGTGGGAGAGTGCGGAGAAGGTTTGGAAGGAGATGAGGCGGCGAGGGATTCGCAAGGAACCCGGGTGCAGTTGGGTGGAGATAAAGGACGCTGCTTTTGTGTTCTACGCCGGGAAGGCCTCGGCAGCAGGCGAGAGGGAATGGGAGGTGGTGGAAATATTGAGGGAGTTGGAGGAGAGGatgagagagagggggtatgatGGTGGGGGTAATGGATGGGTGTCTGATGAAATGGTGGAAGGGGAGGGAAAGAGATTGATGGTCGGAGTGCACAGTGAAATGCTTGCTCTGGGGTTTGGGCTGATAGCTTCTCCCCCAGGAGTGATCATCA TGATGAAGAACCTGAGGATGTGTGGGGACTGTCACGAGGCATTCAAGCTGATCAGCGATATTGTGGGGAGGGAGTTTGTGGTGAGGGACTTGAATAGGTTTCACCACTTTAGGCATGGCTTTTGCACTTGCGGGGATTACTGGTGA
- the LOC103715115 gene encoding zinc finger protein GAI-ASSOCIATED FACTOR 1-like, whose translation MSNITGDGGSFSSENHTGEEEVHQSQQQQQQHPLLGTIAATANGNGLNSQPQALQVKKKRNLPGTPDPTAEVIALSPTTLMATNRFVCEICNKGFQRDQNLQLHRRGHNLPWKLRQRTSTEVRKRVYICPETTCVHHNPSRALGDLTGIKKHFCRKHGEKKWKCDKCSKKYAVQSDWKAHTKICGTKEYKCDCGTIFSRRDSFITHRAFCDALVEENNKTSSGLMPTMGSNLQAHRVPELMMPIGTPSTADSPVGLSDFNNHDIKNPLKALPYDLMPTPLRSHTMAGSMLSTTTAATLFSSRTFPSGYHVLSDSTKMGQLAIGSADMSATALLQKAAQLGATATCGATAMTSSKTHRSFISEMAGPDQNSTIRPYGLYDGVQTHGMGVDGGGFVNQFFDTTMGESSGLSDIGMFPLTAGMLNNSGGGGGGSQGGSGGSRLSYGGGGSGDVMTVDFLGVGRARTVPAMGLHEKQQQQQQGMQFGGVGQQRLQELHPFQRQEQQLSYGQAAMEKALWDV comes from the exons ATGTCAAACAtaacaggagatggtgggagcttCTCCTCTGAGAACCACACAGGGGAGGAGGAGGTCCACCAGagccagcagcagcagcagcagcatccACTCCTTGGAACCATCGCTGCCACGGCAAATGGCAATGGCTTGAACTCACAGCCACAGGCACTGCAGGTCAAGAAAAAAAGGAACCTCCCTGGGACTCCAG ACCCTACAGCAGAAGTGATTGCTCTATCGCCGACAACCCTGATGGCAACAAATCGCTTTGTGTGTGAAATTTGCAACAAGGGCTTCCAGAGGGACCAAAACCTCCAATTGCACCGCAGAGGCCACAACCTCCCATGGAAGTTGAGGCAGCGGACGAGCACAGAGGTTCGAAAGAGGGTGTACATTTGCCCTGAAACCACATGCGTTCATCACAACCCGAGCCGAGCTCTAGGGGACCTCACAGGAATCAAGAAGCACTTCTGCCGCAAGCATGGGGAGAAGAAGTGGAAGTGCGACAAGTGCTCGAAGAAATACGCAGTGCAGTCGGACTGGAAGGCTCATACCAAGATCTGCGGCACCAAGGAGTACAAGTGTGACTGTGGCACCATCTTCTCCAG GAGAGACAGCTTCATCACCCACAGAGCCTTCTGCGATGCTCTAGTCGAAGAGAACAACAAGACCAGTAGTGGCCTGATGCCTACCATGGGCTCAAACCTCCAAGCTCATCGAGTCCCCGAGCTTATGATGCCCATCGGCACCCCCAGCACTGCTGACTCGCCGGTTGGACTCTCCGACTTCAATAACCATGACATCAAGAACCCCCTCAAGGCCCTTCCCTACGACCTCATGCCCACTCCATTGCGTTCGCATACCATGGCTGGAAGCATGCTCTCCACAACCACGGCCGCCACCCTCTTCAGCTCGAGGACCTTTCCCTCAGGTTACCATGTGCTTAGCGATAGCACCAAGATGGGCCAGCTAGCCATCGGGTCGGCCGACATGTCGGCGACCGCATTGCTCCAAAAGGCAGCACAGCTGGGTGCAACCGCCACCTGTGGCGCGACTGCCATGACCTCCTCGAAAACCCACAGGAGCTTCATCTCGGAAATGGCCGGGCCTGATCAAAACTCTACCATTAGGCCTTATGGTTTATACGATGGGGTGCAAACACATGGGATGGGAGTCGATGGAGGAGGGTTTGTGAATCAATTTTTCGATACTACAATGGGTGAAAGCTCCGGGTTGAGTGACATAGGAATGTTTCCCTTGACCGCTGGAATGTTGAACaatagtggtggtggtggtggtggttcgCAGGGAGGGAGTGGGGGGTCAAGGTTGAGTTATGGAGGAGGGGGAAGTGGGGACGTGATGACTGTGGATTTTCTGGGGGTTGGCAGAGCAAGGACGGTGCCAGCGATGGGATTACATGAGAagcagcagcaacaacaacaaGGGATGCAATTTGGAGGAGTTGGTCAGCAGAGGTTGCAGGAATTGCACCCATTTCAGCGGCAAGAACAGCAGCTAAGCTATGGACAAGCTGCCATGGAGAAGGCTTTGTGGGACGTTTGA
- the LOC103715114 gene encoding ras-associated and pleckstrin homology domains-containing protein 1: MGQALRRVTGRVRPSRPDHPARPPVKNPERPPPSPSRPDHPARPPVKNPERPPPPPPSAAQVKPPDSPTVGQDRLGISDAEVTSKDKDYQGVLEERDPTYDEMLKQMVGRITSRPGGKLEMGEAFVVERYNRPMPKLRSSKAEAGGSVQKPLPPGTLTIEQVRQIILLHQGKSDEHQGPMDINDIASKFRVDGTHVQRIVQFMSLPPEDGNGKSEQ, encoded by the exons ATGGGACAGGCCCTGCGGCGAGTTACGGGGAGGGTGCGGCCGTCCCGGCCCGACCACCCGGCAAGGCCGCCAGTCAAGAACCCCGAGCGGCCGCCGCCGTCACCTTCGCGGCCCGACCACCCGGCAAGGCCGCCGGTCAAGAACCCCGagcggccgccgccgccgccgccgtccgcGGCCCAGGTGAAGCCGCCGGATTCCCCAACGGTGGGGCAGGATCGACTCGGCATCTCCGATGCAG AGGTTACTTCAAAGGATAAAGATTACCAAGGTGTCCTGGAAGAACGAGATCCAACATACGATGAAATGCTCAAGCAGATGGTTGGGAGAATCACGTCAAGGCCTGGAGGGAAACTAGAAATGGGTGAG GCTTTTGTAGTAGAAAGATACAACAGACCAATGCCAAAGCTTCGGAGTTCAAAAGCAGAAGCTGGGGGAAGTGTGCAAAAACCACTGCCTCCGGGAACTCTAACTATTGAGCAAGTGCGCCAAATCATCCTTCTTCACCAAGGTAAGTCCGATGAGCACCAAGGGCCCATGGACATTAATGACATTGCCAGCAAGTTCAGAGTTGATGGTACTCATGTTCAGAGAATAGTGCAGTTCATGTCATTGCCCCCAGAAGATGGTAACGGAAAATCTGAACAGTGA